From a region of the Rhipicephalus microplus isolate Deutch F79 chromosome X, USDA_Rmic, whole genome shotgun sequence genome:
- the LOC142775856 gene encoding E3 SUMO-protein ligase ZBED1-like, whose protein sequence is MMDRDLRQHAYALACKPMPQEHTGENIVQFLRDVIEEWGLPDNIPTFVITDNGRNFVSAVAKSNWSGLLYFAHTLQLCINDAKREVASFSQLCAKCRSIVGRYKRSARARLMDIQKDMHMAQHEVIQDVPTRWNSEYAMMETLVELRAPISVELCDSDVDNLSSREWKLMAAAVKVLQPLDQATTELCADRYPTLSQVILLVHCAQVVLHKHKSQGEEAASFARSFLRSLATRFPGLKMANVPANAMLVDPRYKEICYTEDSQKNWAKAALAAAANELMQAQNECSQAPVCPAMEKPPANTLWSVFSSLTSNVLQYNVHESVPSQVAEYLGAPVLPRSENPLEWWKTHGSRLYPALAKVAQKYLSILATQARSERLFSTAGNVVSSRRELLLPDHVEQLVFLHENLRVQ, encoded by the coding sequence ATGATGGATCGCGACCTTAGGCAGCACGCTTATGCCCTCGCCTGCAAACCAATGCCGCAGGAGCATACTGGAGAAAATATAGTTCAGTTTCTCCGAGACGTGATCGAAGAGTGGGGTCTGCCTGACAACATCCCGACTTTTGTCATTACCGACAACGGCAGGAACTTCGTATCAGCTGTTGCCAAATCCAACTGGTCAGGACTCCTCTACTTTGCACATACCCTGCAGCTGTGCATAAATGACGCCAAAAGAGAAGTGGCAAGTTTTTCCCAGCTTTGTGCGAAGTGTCGATCGATTGTAGGTCGCTACAAAAGAAGCGCACGTGCACGGCTTATGGACATACAAAAGGACATGCACATGGCCCAGCATGAAGTGATTCAAGACGTTCCCACACGCTGGAACAGCGAGTATGCCATGATGGAGACACTCGTCGAACTTCGTGCCCCAATTTCAGTTGAACTTTGCGATTCGGATGTGGACAACTTAAGCTCCAGAGAATGGAAATTAATGGCTGCGGCTGTAAAAGTGTTGCAGCCTCTGGACCAAGCAACGACAGAGCTGTGCGCGGACCGCTATCCCACACTTTCCCAAGTGATACTCCTCGTGCATTGTGCGCAAGTGGTGCTACATAAGCATAAGTCTCAAGGTGAGGAAGCAGCATCATTTGCAAGGAGCTTTCTGCGAAGTCTTGCCACAAGGTTCCCTGGCTTGAAAATGGCAAATGTTCCGGCAAATGCAATGCTAGTTGACCCTCGCTACAAAGAAATTTGCTACACTGAAGACAGCCAAAAAAATTGGGCAAAAGCCGCACttgcagctgcagcaaatgagCTAATGCAAGCCCAAAATGAATGTTCCCAGGCACCTGTCTGCCCAGCCATGGAGAAGCCCCCAGCTAACACTCTTTGGAGTGTTTTTTCTTCATTAACCTCTAATGTACTGCAATACAACGTGCACGAAAGTGTCCCTTCTCAAGTGGCAGAATACTTGGGCGCCCCTGTGCTTCCCCGGTCAGAAAACCCTTTGGAGTGGTGGAAGACCCATGGCAGCCGACTGTACCCAGCACTGGCCAAGGTGGCACAAAAGTACCTCTCAATTCTTGCCACACAGGCAAGGAGTGAGAGGCTGTTTTCAACAGCAGGGAATGTTGTCAGCAGCCGGCGGGAACTGCTGCTCCCAGACCATGTGGAGCAGCTGGTATTTTTGCATGAAAACTTGCGAGTGCAGTAA